In the Mya arenaria isolate MELC-2E11 chromosome 11, ASM2691426v1 genome, one interval contains:
- the LOC128207943 gene encoding transport and Golgi organization protein 1 homolog isoform X4, with the protein MLKLIYKISYAGLAVLLLQLISSFAYAEKISNLRLCADRYCETIISKARSLARNKPTDPAFLAFDRGDIINVYSKSAGTRQDLWGGEVNGKRGYFPRSFVREYKVEIPNPQHTVETEPHVPIEDRIMGRTASHESKPTRQPPPNQEPSAGDQPPSGREPETVPVVKQAMDAIETETRGTEAAKETGQDVQQAQADQRNTNTQDVREEAQGDETERDETEVDETEINEETDISEEEKSSEKHQETDDKKNDDIDQNVPADNTEVDETEIEDETDISEDETEMDEVEQEPEDQKPHDMREEHKPVPTPNDKVPDEDSTEVDDTDLDSSTTKEKLSENPDEKSEGMPEIKADTIVNEDDSTEVDGADLENDRTEVEGNAEETQKNIESAEKNAEGVEAEDGIAKETNGEKTTEKPPAEDGATVQEKKHDGGDKAEGDTVGVKSDETEVPGKEEEGGSILGSMFGAGKVEDVTNNAETIQDEENDVNEPNVNMVVSHDSDVVKSETKIEQSDSNAGSQHSEQLNEVGNEDKQKERASFEQKDRTMQSAPDNDEHEYHIGDTDTFEAKELLDKQQVIENIPQVDAREVNLSDEKEDEDTRMHRDHTREGNIDISSMLYSHVDSTLSVTDQNAAMGNIKGMDKHVEPVEVNTESSTETKSLNLHDMIRPTPVLDINSESTNTHPLDETNMDLLAAIAPNTATDLSIVDETNAGPDSVYKSQVSSELKKQSVSSETFIPGTTEFSSIQPTKPFPNTDQTLSYTTMKTVMDTEPLVGLTNKNVASKLENTDDTDFNEFELAAKAQHSSSHLHNHNNLLHDLLAAKMEEEEFEMAEGWAASMEKGESRSLYDNNEDSEIEDSLYDEIIDGSIEITEMLKVKSDKKDNLREENKTINHLSSFAGVGKSIDLNKADGQRENDKSDDLTEKTATGHDFNEITTKNKKIERQIIEQENSQLEVKSQGLKNDDSKSTADSTNRSKENVQKSEEHVDKPNSEKDQKTTNEDKVADPLDTAARESVLARARAFFGSKPAEVEKEEKTEDIQQAEPEKVKEISGTENIDQEPVDVTSKREDGRNEQTPEELDKKEDIIDEGILGKFEKAFEAMSEEKEKAKSDKEKAETDQVLKKFEKAFEAMAKDKTDPSDDDESLKFVNEQGEIDDEQIHKRGETVEEMEIKEPVQKEVVSELPNENDESIADILSDTVIETGSLETQTENTDSTMIDATSSSEFIETQGTNIGENKGTVIDGTTFAADYLDETVASVTQSLVETKVIVQGYTTQTDSDQIEPSTVVAEFEDFDGTHIPANYISEIQDVKDSIQVASTEYQPLMQSDSDMHLPKDDKLDLQQEIPSQTDTQLSPSEVEIHSETISSEQTEGILDTTSTPAVESQSTVTDSLTATGTFKDVPTKTADTLYPTQTLSETAQTLGTSFEFHSMASEGEQTVPIETGKVIMETELQQNNETVDSHIVQDQVQPSLDQDAYKTDLYLSRKPLSTGVTESTETTTDSVNQNTDQNNNDPNQKNMMENVMDYFKESTTQPMPDYEIAPPTDTPPTDDPYSSEHMLSRKVPDPALEEEDENKPGVDVVKTLEQTLKALIDILPGSMQSMLEEEPLGLSPPLTLLVSMLSTCVLGVLTCVGCLCTGGKTRLEKKDPLVVIRSLEEKLFIATKEKENLEDEVQLKEQKISELKVEVDSQQSSSGTFETDLKTIQLHNESLKQQVSMLHQEITDNKHMISELEQECAQKSGEVEAYATDVEHLEHRANEADLALKKAFTSLSEKGEELMKATQLVESLTEQVRRLETRKQQLEDESTDWSEKVKELSEQVEQSSVETRRMQEDLAFKENELEVLRDCFLQVKAFQGEDVIQEEQDETPADLSEKLKQMMDVSRVNASLRAVEEERDVLNNKLAIEIESRQEMEDQMQSLKRKLEGGQTDKMKAERQCQEAQTKLEVLSKYFREKETELTRQLGEQEVLKNQNISKLQSSDSFTQELSQEKELYRQQVDDLKTEITKAERDFRSQIAANEKKAHENWLATRAAERELKESRHECGMLRQKLTDLERKLMQGPPPGLIRPITHRPMPPPGMLNGPRPPPPGERPGSRGDDDYRASPVGGYPPPPPDRRLPPGARPLPPHATSPPPFAIRPPYPGDRRPGVPQVQPSTSTPRRTRPPAPPPKPRVNRHHSGNWD; encoded by the exons ATGCTGAAGCTGATTTATAAGATTTCTTATGCCGGTTTGGCTGTTTTACTTCTTCAATTGATATCTTCGTTTGCATATGCTGAGAAGATATCAAACTTACGATTATGCGCAGACAGATACTGTGAAA caattatttcaaaagcaaGATCATTAGCAAGAAACAAACCAACAGATCCTGCTTTCCTTGCATTCGATAGAGGAGACATTATTAATGTGTACAGCAAGTCTGCAGGCACAAGGCAGGACCTCTGGGGAGGAGAG GTCAATGGAAAGAGAGGCTATTTTCCACGCTCCTTTGTGAGGGAATATAAAGTAGAAATTCCAAACCCTCAGCATACTGTAGAAACAGAG CCCCATGTTCCAATAGAGGACCGGATAATGGGCAGAACAGCCAGCCATGAATCTAAACCTACAAGGCAGCCCCCTCCAAACCAGGAACCATCTGCAGGGGACCAGCCTCCCAGTGGTAGGGAACCAGAAACTGTCCCTGTTGTCAAGCAGGCCATGGACGCTATTGAGACTGAGACCAGGGGGACAGAAGCTGCTAAAGAGACTGGTCAAGATGTACAGCAGGCACAAGCTGATCAGAGAAATACTAATACACAG GATGTACGAGAAGAGGCACAAGGTGATGAAACAGAGAGAGATGAGACTGAAGTGGATGAGACAGAGATAAATGAGGAAACAGACATCTCAGAGGAGGAAAAGAGTAGTGAGAAACATCAG GAAACAGATGATAAGAAGAATGATGATATTGATCAAAATGTGCCTGCTGACAATACAGAGGTGGATGAAACTGAGATTGAAGATGAGACGGATATATCTGAAG ATGAGACGGAGATGGATGAGGTTGAACAAGAACCAGAAGATCAAAAACCGCATGACATGAGGGAAGAACATAAGCCTGTTCCAACACCTAATGATAAAGTTCCAGATGAAGACAGTACAGAAGTAGATGATACAGACCTTGACAGTTCAACTACTAAAGAAAAGCTATCAGAAAATCCTGATGAAAAGTCAGAGGGAATGCCAGAAATAAAAGCAGATACAATAGTCAATGAAGATGACAGTACAGAAGTAGATGGTGCTGACCTTGAAAATGACAGAACTGAAGTGGAAGGAAATGCAGAAGAAactcaaaaaaatattgaatcagCTGAAAAAAATGCAGAAGGTGTTGAAGCTGAAGATGGTATTGCAAAGGAAACAAATGGTGAGAAAACTACAGAAAAGCCACCAGCAGAGGATGGTGCTACGGTgcaggaaaaaaaacatgatggaGGTGATAAGGCTGAAGGAGATACAGTTGGTGTTAAATCAGATGAGACTGAAGTACCGGGCAAAGAAGAGGAAGGGGGATCTATACTGGGGAGCATGTTTGGtg CTGGAAAGGTTGAAGATGTAACAAACAATGCCGAAACAATTCAAGATGAGGAAAATGATGTAAATGAGCCTAATGTGAACATGGTTGTTTCTCATGATTCTGATGTGGTAAAGAGTGAAACAAAAATTGAACAAAGTGACTCAAATGCAGGGAGTCAACACTCTGAACAATTAAATGAGGTAGGCAATGAGGATAAACAAAAGGAAAGGGCATCTTTTGAACAAAAAGACCGCACAATGCAGTCAGCCCCTGATAATGATGAACATGAATATCACATTGGTGATACAGATACCTTTGAGGCTAAAGAGCTTCTTGACAAACAACAGGTCATAGAAAACATACCACAGGTTGATGCAAGAGAAGTTAATCTTAGTGATGAAAAGGAAGATGAAGATACTAGAATGCACAGGGATCATACACGCGAAGGTAACATAGATATAAGTAGCATGTTGTACTCACATGTAGATTCAACCTTGAGTGTAACAGATCAGAATGCTGCAATGGGTAATATCAAAGGCATGGACAAGCATGTTGAGCCTGTTGAAGTAAACACTGAGTCAAGCACAGAAACCAAAAGCCTTAATTTACATGATATGATACGCCCAACACCTGTTTTAGATATTAACAGTGAATCCACTAATACCCATCCTTTGGATGAAACTAATATGGATTTGCTTGCTGCCATAGCCCCAAATACAGCAACTGATTtgtcaattgttgatgaaactAATGCTGGTCCTGATTCTGTATACAAAAGTCAAGTTAGCTCTGAATTAAAGAAACAGTCAGTTAGTTCTGAAACATTCATACCTGGTACTACAGAGTTCTCGTCTATACAACCAACAAAACCTTTTCCAAACACAGATCAAACTTTATCAtatactacaatgaaaactgTTATGGACACTGAACCATTAGTTGGCTTGACCAATAAAAATGTGGCAAGTAAGCTGGAGAACACTGATGATACagattttaatgaatttgaactAGCTGCAAAAGCTCAACATTCTAGTAGTCATTTACATAATCATAATAACTTGCTCCATGATCTACTTGCTGCGAAAATGGAGGAGGAAGAGTTTGAAATGGCTGAAGGATGGGCTGCGTCTATGGAGAAAGGGGAGTCAAGAAGTTTGTATGACAACAATGAAGACTCAGAAATTGAAGATTCTCTTTATGATGAGATTATAGATGGAAGTATAGAAATTACTGAGATGCTTAAAGTAAAGTCAgataaaaaagacaatttaaGGGAAGAAAATAAGACTATTAATCATTTAAGTTCCTTTGCTGGTGTTGGTAAATCCATTGACCTTAACAAAGCTGATGGACAGAGGGAAAATGATAAAAGTGATGATTTAACTGAAAAAACTGCCACTGgtcatgattttaatgaaattacaactaaaaacaaaaaaattgaaAGACAAATAATTGAACAAGAAAACAGTCAATTGgaagtcaaaagtcaaggtcttAAAAATGATGATAGTAAAAGCACAGCTGACTCAACAAATCGTTCCAAAGAAAATGTCCAGAAATCTGAAGAGCATGTTGATAAACCTAACTCTGAAAAAGACCAGAAAACTACCAATGAAGATAAGGTGGCTGACCCACTTGATACTGCAGCTAGGGAAAGTGTTTTAGCTAGGGCCAGAG CCTTTTTTGGTTCCAAGCCGGCAGAAGTTGAAAAGGAAGAAAAAACAGAAGACATTCAACAAGCTGAACCAGAAAAGGTCAAAGAAATATCTGGAACAGAAAATATAGACCAGGAGCCAGTAGATGTTACTAGTAAAAGGGAAGATGGTAGAAATGAGCAAACACCTGAAGAGTTAgataaaaaagaagatattatTGATGAAGGTATTCTTGGTAAATTTGAAAAAGCATTTGAGGCTATGtcagaagaaaaagaaaaagcaaaaagtGATAAAGAAAAGGCTGAAACTGACCAGGTTTTGAAGAAATTTGAGAAGGCATTTGAAGCAATGGCTAAGGATAAGACTGATCcttctgatgatgatgaaagtTTAAAGTTTGTTAATGAACAGGGGGAAATTGATGATGAACAAATACACAAGAGAGGAGAAACTGTAGAAGAAATGGAAATAAAAGAGCCTGTACAGAAAGAAGTTGTGAGTGAACTACCTAATGAAAATGATGAGTCAATTGCTGATATTCTATCAGACACTGTTATTGAAACTGGAAGTTTAGAGACACAAACTGAGAACACAGATTCAACAATGATTGACGCAACCTCTAGCTCCGAGTTTATAGAAACACAAGGTACTAATATTGGTGAAAATAAAGGTACTGTTATTGATGGAACTACTTTTGCTGCTGATTATTTGGATGAGACAGTGGCCTCTGTAACACAATCCTTAGTGGAAACAAAAGTCATTGTTCAAGGTTATACAACACAGACAGATTCTGACCAGATTGAACCTTCAACAGTAGTTGCTGAATTTGAAGATTTTGATGGAACACATATACCAGCAAATTATATTTCTGAAATCCAAGATGTTAAAGACAGTATACAAGTTGCAAGTACAGAATATCAGCCTTTAATGCAATCTGACAGTGATATGCATTTACCAAAAGATGACAAACTTGACCTTCAACAGGAAATCCCCAGTCAGACAGATACACAACTTTCACCATCAGAAGTAGAAATTCATTCTGAAACCATTTCCTCTGAACAAACTGAAGGAATACTTGATACAACTTCTACTCCTGCTGTTGAAAGTCAAAGTACAGTTACAGATAGTCTTACAGCAACAGGCACATTTAAAGATGTCCCTACAAAAACTGCTGACACATTATATCCAACACAAACACTAAGTGAAACTGCACAGACACTTGGAACATCATTTGAATTCCATTCAATGGCAAGTGAAGGGGAGCAGACAGTGCCAATTGAAACAGGTAAAGTAATAATGGAAACAGAACTTCAACAAAACAATGAGACTGTAGATAGCCATATTGTCCAGGATCAAGTCCAGCCTTCCCTGGACCAGGATGCTTACAAAACAGATCTTTACCTTTCAAGAAAACCGTTGTCAACTGGCGTAACAGAATCAACAGAAACAACTACTGATTCAGTTAACCAAAACACTGATCAAAACAACAATGACCCAAATCAGAAAAACATGATGGAAAATGTTATGGACTACTTTAAAGAATCAACTACCCAGCCAATGCCAGATTATGAAATTGCTCCGCCTACTGATACCCCACCCACTGATGACCCTTACAGCAGTGAGCACATGCTCTCAAGGAAAGTGCCTGATCCTGCCCTGGAAGAAGAGGATGAAAACAAGCCTGGAGTGGATGTCGTCAAAACACTGGAACAGACCCTGAAAGCATTGATTGACATA CTGCCAGGAAGCATGCAGTCAATGCTGGAGGAGGAGCCCCTGGGTCTGTCCCCACCCCTTACACTGCTTGTGTCAATGCTATCCACCTGCGTTCTGGGTGTCCTTACATGTGTAGGATGCTTGTGTACA GGTGGAAAAACAAGGCTTGAGAAAAAGGACCCTCTTG TGGTTATCCGCTCCCTGGAGGAGAAACTGTTTATTGCGACCAAGGAGAAGGAGAATCTTGAGGATGAAGTGCAACTCAAAGAGCAGAAg ATTTCTGAGCTGAAAGTGGAGGTGGACAGTCAGCAGTCGAGTTCTGGCACATTTGAAACAGACCTCAAAACCATCCAG CTCCATAACGAGTCTTTAAAGCAACAAGTCTCCATGCTGCACCAGGAGATCACAGACAACAAGCACATGATATCCGAGCTGGAGCAAGAGTGTGCTCAGAAGTCAGGAGAGGTGGAGGCCTATGCCACAGATGTTGAACACCTCGAACACAGGGCTAATGAGGCAGATCTTGCCTTGAAAAAG GCATTTACAAGCCTGTCAGAGAAGGGGGAGGAGCTAATGAAGGCTACACAACTGGTGGAGAGTCTCACAGAGCAGGTCCGGCGTCTCGAAACCAGGAAACAACAG TTGGAAGATGAGTCTACAGACTGGTCTGAGAA AGTGAAGGAGTTGTCTGAGCAGGTGGAGCAGTCGAGCGTGGAGACTCGTAGAATGCAGGAGGACCTGGCCTTCAAGGAAAATGAACTCGAG GTGTTGCGGGATTGTTTCCTGCAGGTAAAGGCATTCCAGGGAGAGGACGTGATCCAGGAAGAACAAG ATGAGACACCTGCAGATCTCAGTGAGAAATTAAAGCAGATGATGGATGTTTCTCGTGTGAACGCGTCACTGCGAGCTGTCGAGGAGGAGAGGGACGTCCTCAACAACAAACTTGCCATTGAGATTGAGTCTCGCCAAGAAATGGAGG ACCAGATGCAGTCATTGAAGCGCAAGTTGGAGggcggacagacagacaaaatGAAGGCTGAGAGACAGTGCCAGGAAGCTCAGACTAAGCTGGAAGTCCTCTCCAAATACTTCAGGGAGAAAGAGACAGAGCTCACAAG GCAACTGGGTGAGCAGGAGGTGCTAAAGAACCAAAACATTTCCAAGCTCCAGTCCTCAGACTCTTTCACACAGGAGCTATCACAGGAGAAAGAGCTTTACAG gCAACAAGTGGATGATCTCAAAACAGAAATCACAAAGGCTGAAAGAGACTTCAGATCTCAG ATTGCTGCAAACGAGAAGAAAGCGCATGAAAATTGG TTGGCCACGCGAGCTGCAGAGCGTGAATTGAAGGAATCCCGACACGAGTGTGGCATGCTCAGACAGAA